In Alteracholeplasma palmae J233, a single genomic region encodes these proteins:
- the pepT gene encoding peptidase T, with translation MSRLIDRFIKYVKVDTQSDPFSETVPSTSKQKNLSNILVAELQEMGLEAFIDDLGYVYSKLPKNTTKDTYSIGFISHVDTSPDAPGENVSPRIIKNYDGSLITLNETYNMDPERYPSLLKVIGEDIIVTDGNTLLGADDKSGVAEIMEMAHFLVENKDIEHGDIYICFTPDEEIGRGADHFNHDWFKADFAYTADGSEVGGIEYENFNAASAKVTFTGNSIHPGSAKNKLINALHLAMEFHQMLPVFLNPAYTENYEGFNHLSSLDGEVEKAVSRYIIRNHDKELFAKQKNDFLTIAKYLNEKYGSKVIDVEIKDSYYNMYDILKDHMYVVDLAKKAIISTGLVPIVEPIRGGTDGSRLTYDGLICPNLGTGAYHFHGRLEFASINQMEKAFKVLVELAKLSVK, from the coding sequence ATGTCTAGATTAATTGATCGTTTTATAAAATATGTTAAAGTTGATACACAGTCAGATCCATTTTCAGAAACTGTTCCCTCAACTTCAAAACAAAAGAATTTAAGTAATATTTTAGTAGCTGAGCTACAAGAAATGGGCTTAGAGGCATTTATAGATGACCTTGGTTATGTTTATAGTAAACTACCTAAAAATACAACAAAAGATACTTATTCTATTGGGTTTATCTCTCATGTAGATACATCTCCTGATGCACCTGGTGAAAATGTATCTCCTCGTATTATCAAAAATTATGATGGTTCTCTAATCACCCTTAATGAAACTTATAATATGGATCCTGAACGCTATCCAAGTTTATTAAAAGTAATTGGTGAAGATATTATTGTTACAGATGGTAATACTTTATTAGGCGCTGATGATAAATCTGGGGTTGCAGAAATTATGGAAATGGCTCATTTCTTAGTTGAAAATAAAGATATCGAACATGGTGATATTTATATTTGTTTCACTCCTGATGAAGAAATTGGTAGAGGTGCTGATCACTTTAATCATGACTGGTTTAAAGCTGATTTTGCTTATACTGCTGATGGTAGTGAAGTAGGTGGAATTGAATATGAAAACTTTAATGCCGCAAGCGCTAAAGTAACTTTTACTGGTAATAGTATTCACCCAGGATCTGCTAAAAACAAGTTAATTAATGCATTACATTTAGCGATGGAATTCCATCAAATGTTACCTGTATTTTTAAACCCTGCTTATACTGAAAACTATGAAGGGTTTAATCACTTAAGCAGTTTAGATGGTGAAGTAGAAAAAGCTGTCAGCCGCTATATTATTAGAAATCATGATAAAGAATTATTTGCTAAGCAAAAAAATGATTTTCTAACTATCGCAAAATACTTAAATGAAAAATATGGTTCAAAAGTCATTGATGTAGAAATTAAAGATAGTTATTATAATATGTATGATATTTTAAAAGATCATATGTATGTGGTAGATCTTGCTAAAAAGGCAATTATTTCTACTGGCTTAGTTCCTATCGTTGAGCCTATTAGAGGTGGAACAGATGGTTCAAGATTAACTTATGATGGGTTAATTTGTCCTAACTTAGGGACTGGTGCTTATCATTTCCACGGTAGATTAGAATTCGCTTCTATTAATCAAATGGAAAAAGCTTTTAAAGTGTTAGTTGAACTAGCAAAATTATCTGTTAAATAA
- a CDS encoding aldehyde dehydrogenase family protein: MSEYHIRITQIKKLRKIILEKELDIKEALYKDLGKSYEESYMTEIGPVLSEISITLRKLKKWMKPKKVRTSLLTFPSKAYEIPEKYGKVLIIGPWNYPFQLIFSPLVGAISAGNDVVVKPSEYSVYTQNIIVEIIKEVFETNKVDVKTGDYKVSEELLNQRFDYIFFTGSEKVGKIVMQKAANYLTPVTLELGGKSPAIIDNVKNMELAARRIAFGKLINAGQTCIAPDYLLIKEEDKAQFIHYYKIAVEQFYGKEPLKAIHYPKIINTQHHNRLTQLMEGETILFGGNSNESKISPTILEITEDSPIMKEEIFGPILPIMTYNNLNEAISYINKNEKPLALYMFSDIKKNIDEVVNNTSFGGATINDTLMHFTNENLGFGGVGYSGMGKYHGKHSFDTFSHYKPVLVRKNWLDIKLRYLPIKRKAEKTIKTILK; this comes from the coding sequence ATGAGTGAATATCATATACGAATCACACAAATAAAAAAACTTAGAAAAATTATTTTAGAAAAAGAATTAGATATTAAAGAAGCCTTATATAAAGATTTAGGAAAATCATATGAAGAAAGTTACATGACTGAAATAGGACCTGTCTTAAGTGAAATATCAATTACCTTAAGAAAACTTAAAAAATGGATGAAGCCTAAAAAAGTTAGAACATCTTTATTAACCTTTCCTTCAAAGGCTTATGAAATTCCAGAAAAATACGGAAAGGTTTTAATTATTGGCCCTTGGAATTACCCATTTCAATTGATCTTTTCACCACTTGTTGGCGCAATTTCTGCAGGGAATGATGTTGTTGTTAAACCTTCTGAATATTCAGTTTACACTCAAAATATAATTGTTGAAATCATAAAAGAAGTATTTGAAACAAATAAAGTAGATGTCAAAACAGGAGACTATAAAGTATCTGAAGAACTACTTAATCAACGCTTTGATTATATCTTTTTTACGGGAAGCGAAAAAGTAGGAAAAATTGTGATGCAAAAAGCCGCGAACTATTTAACACCGGTTACCTTAGAACTTGGTGGTAAAAGCCCTGCAATCATAGATAATGTTAAAAATATGGAATTAGCTGCTAGAAGAATTGCCTTTGGAAAATTAATCAATGCAGGTCAAACATGTATTGCCCCAGACTATCTTTTAATTAAAGAAGAAGATAAGGCACAATTTATTCACTATTATAAAATAGCTGTAGAACAATTTTATGGTAAGGAACCTTTAAAAGCGATTCATTACCCTAAAATTATTAATACACAACACCATAATAGATTAACGCAGTTGATGGAAGGAGAAACTATTTTATTTGGAGGAAACTCTAATGAAAGTAAAATTAGCCCAACTATCCTTGAGATAACAGAAGATAGTCCTATTATGAAAGAAGAGATATTTGGGCCCATCTTACCAATTATGACATATAATAATTTAAATGAGGCTATCAGTTATATTAATAAAAATGAAAAACCACTGGCTTTATATATGTTTTCAGATATTAAAAAGAATATTGATGAAGTGGTTAACAACACCAGTTTTGGGGGCGCAACCATTAATGATACATTAATGCACTTTACAAATGAAAACCTAGGCTTTGGTGGTGTGGGCTATAGTGGCATGGGAAAATATCACGGTAAACATAGCTTTGATACTTTCAGCCATTATAAACCAGTTTTAGTAAGAAAAAATTGGTTAGATATTAAATTAAGATATTTACCAATTAAAAGAAAAGCAGAAAAAACAATCAAAACAATCTTAAAATAA
- a CDS encoding ABC transporter ATP-binding protein, translated as MIFGKHFGKYYIKFGIYFLLGIGVLITLDWLQLEIPLKLSSIIDNFDGQIDKAFIYQTAAEIMILVSIIAVGRFLWRYLLFGTSRKIEFDLREKMFNHATKLSQDYYSQEKIGGLMTYFTNDLEAVRQVYGMGLLSLVDGLCLTSFVIYRMAVMNLVMTLLSAIPLLLVSVYMILVRKRIELKFKIRQEAFEKLSDVTQESFTGISVIKAYVKETKEALLFKNLSNDLKNKNLSYIKLMTKINVAISFTLSLVIITILTIGSFLLIQSKMTPGELTAYTTFFFTLMWPIMALSQFMSINSQGQASAKRVKAFLNKEITVCDADDIFNEELDLTGEITVKNLTFTYPDGDSPVLKNVSFKIHKGQMVGVLGRTGSGKSSLVDLFLRVHNAPKESIYFDQYDMMNLPIKGVRNLVGYVPQDNFLFSDTILNNIEFSSSNPSIDNAVKAAKLSDVYDNIMEFSEQFETVLGERGVTVSGGQKQRISIARAIAKDPQILILDDSVSAVDTKTEEAIISNLHQIRKNKTTIFIAHRISTVKNMDQIIVLDKGEISAIGTHKELLKTSALYQDMVHRQELEQMVQEGMDNEK; from the coding sequence ATGATATTTGGGAAACATTTTGGTAAATACTATATTAAATTTGGAATTTATTTTTTACTTGGAATTGGTGTACTAATTACATTAGATTGGCTTCAATTAGAGATTCCATTAAAATTAAGCAGTATTATTGATAATTTTGATGGACAAATTGATAAAGCATTTATCTATCAAACAGCCGCTGAAATTATGATTTTAGTTTCAATTATTGCTGTAGGGCGCTTTTTATGGAGATATTTATTATTTGGAACATCTAGAAAAATAGAGTTTGATCTAAGAGAAAAGATGTTTAATCATGCGACTAAATTGTCACAAGATTACTACAGCCAAGAAAAAATTGGCGGACTGATGACTTATTTCACAAATGATTTAGAAGCTGTAAGACAAGTTTATGGCATGGGACTTTTAAGTTTAGTAGATGGTTTATGTTTAACATCCTTTGTTATTTATAGAATGGCAGTAATGAATTTAGTAATGACGTTACTATCAGCCATCCCTTTATTATTAGTATCTGTTTATATGATTTTAGTAAGAAAGAGAATTGAACTTAAGTTTAAAATTAGACAAGAAGCATTTGAAAAACTAAGTGATGTTACACAAGAAAGTTTTACAGGTATTAGTGTTATAAAAGCTTATGTGAAAGAAACTAAAGAAGCTTTATTATTTAAAAACTTAAGTAATGACTTAAAAAATAAAAATTTATCTTATATTAAATTAATGACTAAAATCAATGTAGCAATCAGTTTTACCTTATCATTAGTCATTATTACTATTTTAACAATCGGATCATTTTTATTGATTCAATCTAAAATGACACCAGGGGAATTAACAGCCTATACAACATTCTTTTTTACATTGATGTGGCCAATTATGGCACTCTCACAATTCATGTCCATTAATAGCCAAGGTCAAGCCTCAGCTAAACGTGTTAAAGCATTTTTAAATAAAGAAATTACCGTTTGTGATGCAGATGATATTTTTAATGAAGAGTTAGACCTAACTGGAGAAATAACAGTTAAAAATTTAACGTTTACTTATCCAGATGGAGATAGCCCAGTTTTAAAGAATGTGAGTTTTAAGATTCATAAAGGACAAATGGTCGGTGTACTTGGAAGAACTGGTTCTGGTAAGTCTAGTTTAGTAGATTTATTTTTAAGAGTGCATAACGCACCTAAAGAAAGTATTTACTTTGATCAATACGATATGATGAACTTACCAATAAAAGGCGTTAGAAATTTAGTGGGTTATGTTCCTCAAGATAACTTTTTATTTTCAGATACCATTTTAAATAATATTGAATTTTCATCTAGTAACCCAAGTATAGATAACGCAGTTAAGGCAGCTAAGTTATCAGATGTTTATGATAACATTATGGAATTTAGTGAACAATTTGAAACAGTATTAGGAGAACGCGGTGTTACAGTATCAGGTGGACAAAAACAACGAATTTCAATTGCTCGTGCAATTGCTAAAGATCCTCAAATATTAATATTAGATGATTCTGTTTCAGCAGTGGATACTAAAACAGAAGAAGCTATTATTAGTAATCTTCACCAAATTAGAAAAAATAAAACAACTATTTTTATTGCACATAGAATATCAACAGTTAAAAACATGGATCAAATTATTGTCTTAGATAAAGGCGAAATCAGTGCTATTGGAACACATAAAGAATTACTTAAAACATCCGCTTTATATCAAGATATGGTTCATAGACAAGAATTAGAACAAATGGTACAGGAGGGCATGGATAATGAAAAGTAA
- a CDS encoding ABC transporter ATP-binding protein, producing MKSNLDEDFKKTNTNDKKLLQKTLRYIKPYKKQFISAFIFMAMTVLLDLLFPFLSGLAIDVMSNQTITTNQKYLILVIATVILVIVVLITQVVAYYQQVILQKIGFDITDTIRQEVFIHIEKLAIGQINEIPIGKLVTRATNDPNAISDMYTNVIINLIRNIVYLVVILITLYVINWLMALVVTALLPFILISAILFKNFSRKAYRNVRTNVTNVNAFLSENLSGMKVTQIFNQENKKINEFRKRNKELTKSYMTEIYIFGIFRPFIYFLAMSGTVLTIIVGQNAIENGLITVGSFVTFYLLVGQFFEPIQQMSEQFNALQSGFASSEKVFDVLETEPDITDEIDAINLESFKGHIEFKNVWFYYENENWILKDVSFEVKPSETVAFVGSTGSGKSTILGLIVRNYDIQKGQILIDGIDIKHITRSSLRRQIGQMLQDVFLFSGSIYENINLKDENITLEDAKKASEYVGADTFINELEGQYDYKVLERGNNFSSGQRQLISFARAVAYKPSLMILDEATANIDSETENLIQESLKKMMNISTMLIVAHRLSTIQHSDKIIVMQKGEIKEMGNHQQLLKKKGIYHGLYQLQFDKSQEK from the coding sequence ATGAAAAGTAATTTAGATGAAGATTTTAAAAAAACAAACACTAATGATAAAAAGTTACTTCAAAAAACCTTAAGATACATTAAACCCTACAAAAAACAATTTATTAGTGCCTTTATCTTTATGGCAATGACCGTTTTACTAGATTTATTATTTCCTTTCTTATCAGGCCTAGCAATAGATGTTATGTCTAATCAAACGATAACAACCAATCAAAAATACTTAATTTTAGTGATTGCCACAGTTATCTTAGTAATTGTAGTTCTGATTACTCAAGTTGTTGCTTACTACCAACAAGTAATTTTACAAAAAATAGGATTCGATATTACAGATACAATTAGACAAGAAGTTTTTATTCATATTGAAAAACTTGCGATAGGTCAAATTAATGAAATACCTATTGGAAAACTTGTAACAAGAGCGACAAATGACCCTAATGCAATTAGTGATATGTATACGAATGTCATTATCAATCTGATTAGAAATATTGTTTATTTAGTTGTTATCTTAATCACACTTTATGTCATTAATTGGCTTATGGCTTTAGTTGTGACAGCTTTACTCCCTTTCATTCTTATCTCTGCAATATTATTTAAAAACTTTTCTAGAAAAGCCTACAGAAATGTTAGAACTAATGTTACTAATGTTAACGCTTTTTTATCAGAAAACTTATCTGGGATGAAAGTTACTCAAATCTTTAACCAAGAAAATAAAAAAATTAATGAATTTAGAAAAAGAAATAAAGAACTAACAAAAAGTTATATGACAGAAATTTATATATTTGGGATATTTAGACCCTTTATATATTTCCTTGCGATGTCAGGAACTGTCTTAACAATCATTGTTGGACAAAATGCTATTGAAAATGGCTTAATTACAGTAGGATCATTTGTTACATTTTATTTATTAGTAGGTCAATTTTTTGAACCTATCCAACAAATGTCAGAACAATTTAATGCCTTACAAAGTGGATTTGCAAGTAGTGAAAAAGTATTTGATGTTCTAGAAACAGAACCTGATATTACAGATGAAATCGATGCAATTAACCTAGAATCATTTAAAGGACATATTGAATTTAAAAATGTATGGTTCTATTATGAAAATGAAAATTGGATTTTAAAAGATGTCTCATTTGAAGTTAAACCCTCAGAAACAGTTGCCTTTGTAGGTTCAACAGGATCAGGAAAATCTACTATACTAGGATTAATTGTCAGAAACTATGATATTCAAAAAGGGCAAATTCTAATTGATGGCATAGATATTAAACATATTACTAGAAGTTCATTAAGAAGACAAATTGGACAAATGTTACAAGATGTGTTCTTATTTAGTGGAAGTATTTATGAAAACATCAATCTAAAAGATGAAAATATTACTTTAGAAGATGCTAAAAAAGCAAGTGAATATGTTGGAGCAGATACATTTATTAATGAACTTGAAGGACAATACGACTATAAAGTATTAGAAAGAGGAAATAATTTTTCTTCTGGACAAAGACAACTTATTTCATTTGCACGAGCAGTAGCTTATAAACCAAGTTTAATGATTCTAGATGAAGCAACCGCTAATATTGATAGTGAAACAGAAAATCTCATCCAAGAGTCATTAAAGAAAATGATGAATATTTCAACTATGTTAATTGTTGCCCACAGATTATCAACAATTCAACACAGTGATAAAATCATTGTGATGCAAAAAGGTGAAATTAAAGAAATGGGTAACCATCAACAATTATTAAAGAAAAAAGGTATTTATCACGGGCTATATCAATTACAATTTGATAAGAGTCAAGAAAAGTAA
- a CDS encoding TldD/PmbA family protein: MLTKIELQEILNQALTTGADFAEIFIEDSKNQSIAVIGKEITGASSSDIHGVGVRIILGIDEVYGFTNKVTYQSVLDLANNLKASFNGKTRKAIPLGEKKPFKYTIKKPMRSIPKETKALKLVSLSKIMQDASEKITQTVVRLIEKEQKVLIANTNGIYQDDIRTYTRCTMMAVAKDQDKMQEAFEGPGRHMGYELFDVIDFDTIAKETALKAVALLDAKDMVPQVLPVVIHNGFGGVIFHEACGHPLEATAIAKGLSPFVGKIGEKVASSIVTAYDDGTIEDAWGSLNFDDEGKATQKNLLIENGILKGYLVDYRNGKKMNAESTGSARRQSYKYSPTSRMNSTYIAPGKDTLEEIIKDTKYGLFAKSLGGGTVQPATGEFNFVVTEGYMIEDGKLTTPVKGAMLIGQGGEILHKIDKVANNLELGQGMCGSISGSIPVDVGQPTIRVSEMTVGGSGGKN; the protein is encoded by the coding sequence ATGTTAACTAAAATTGAGTTACAGGAAATACTGAATCAAGCCTTAACAACAGGTGCTGATTTTGCAGAAATTTTTATAGAAGATAGTAAAAATCAAAGTATCGCTGTTATAGGGAAAGAAATCACAGGAGCATCCAGTTCAGATATTCATGGTGTTGGAGTAAGAATCATATTAGGCATCGATGAAGTTTATGGATTTACTAATAAGGTTACATATCAGTCAGTTTTAGATTTAGCTAATAATCTTAAAGCTTCATTTAATGGAAAAACAAGAAAGGCAATACCTCTTGGAGAGAAAAAACCTTTTAAATATACTATTAAAAAACCAATGAGATCTATTCCTAAAGAAACTAAAGCTTTAAAACTTGTTTCTCTTTCAAAAATTATGCAAGATGCTTCGGAAAAAATTACACAAACAGTTGTTAGATTGATAGAAAAAGAACAAAAAGTACTAATTGCCAATACAAACGGGATATACCAAGATGATATAAGAACATATACCAGATGTACCATGATGGCAGTTGCAAAAGATCAAGATAAGATGCAAGAAGCATTTGAAGGTCCAGGGCGTCATATGGGTTATGAACTATTTGATGTGATAGACTTTGATACAATTGCAAAAGAAACTGCTTTAAAAGCAGTGGCACTACTAGATGCTAAAGACATGGTTCCACAAGTTTTACCAGTAGTAATCCATAATGGATTTGGAGGCGTTATTTTCCATGAGGCATGTGGCCATCCACTTGAGGCAACTGCTATTGCTAAAGGGTTATCTCCATTTGTTGGTAAAATTGGTGAAAAAGTAGCAAGTTCAATTGTTACTGCATATGATGATGGAACGATTGAAGATGCCTGGGGAAGCCTTAACTTTGATGATGAAGGAAAAGCAACTCAAAAAAATCTTCTTATAGAAAATGGTATTCTAAAAGGATATTTAGTTGATTATAGAAATGGTAAAAAAATGAATGCTGAATCAACTGGATCAGCAAGAAGACAATCTTATAAATACAGCCCAACATCACGTATGAACTCTACTTATATCGCACCAGGAAAAGATACTTTAGAAGAAATTATTAAAGATACTAAATATGGTTTATTTGCTAAATCATTAGGTGGCGGTACCGTACAACCTGCAACAGGAGAATTTAACTTTGTTGTAACAGAAGGTTATATGATTGAAGATGGTAAGTTAACAACACCTGTTAAAGGCGCAATGCTAATTGGTCAAGGTGGAGAAATTCTTCATAAGATTGATAAAGTTGCTAATAATTTAGAATTAGGTCAAGGTATGTGTGGTTCTATATCAGGAAGTATTCCAGTTGATGTAGGACAACCTACAATCAGAGTAAGCGAAATGACTGTTGGTGGATCTGGAGGTAAAAACTAA
- a CDS encoding TldD/PmbA family protein: MYQEWIKKGLEKGITDLEIHAVESKSLKLSLYEGKIDQHVKSDILAASIKGIYNDKMSTVSFENLNNDNIDYMLEELISNAKVVTVDEPAIIYEGSKKYPVIKENTFDFDTISINEKIQLLKTLESKIKENKYVKQVQNTVYVESAVKKVIINSKGLNLTSKNSVAYSYAVGVFEKDNDIQTAYKMTLAKTFSDFDAEKQAFETIQRGVKKVGGVPLETGSYPVVFSTETFAEMIESFSGIFNGEAAYRNLTALKDKEKQKIASEKITLIDDPLTENAYFQYTFDDEGVACKTKNIIKDGVFEGFIHNLKTAKIFNVEPTGNGFSGGTSLSNCYLVPGMRSFDEMISSIDNGLYVTDLVGSHAGIQEISGEFSLQASGFRIENGQVTTPVKMIVISGNFFKMINEVEEIANDLEFQLSGFGSPSVYIKQLMVGGK; encoded by the coding sequence ATGTATCAAGAATGGATAAAAAAAGGATTAGAAAAAGGAATTACAGATTTAGAAATTCATGCAGTAGAATCAAAAAGTCTTAAATTATCTTTATATGAAGGTAAAATTGATCAACACGTAAAAAGTGATATTTTAGCTGCCAGTATCAAAGGCATTTATAATGATAAAATGTCAACAGTTAGTTTTGAGAACTTAAATAATGATAATATTGACTATATGTTAGAAGAATTAATTTCTAATGCTAAAGTTGTTACAGTCGATGAACCTGCCATTATTTATGAAGGATCAAAAAAATATCCAGTAATAAAAGAAAATACATTTGATTTTGATACTATTTCAATTAATGAAAAAATTCAATTGTTAAAAACGTTAGAAAGTAAAATCAAAGAAAATAAATATGTTAAACAAGTACAAAATACAGTTTATGTAGAATCAGCAGTGAAAAAAGTCATCATCAATTCAAAAGGACTTAATTTAACTTCTAAAAATAGTGTTGCCTATAGTTATGCAGTTGGAGTATTTGAAAAAGATAATGATATTCAAACAGCATATAAAATGACTTTAGCAAAAACTTTTTCAGATTTTGATGCAGAAAAACAAGCTTTTGAAACTATTCAAAGAGGTGTTAAAAAAGTAGGTGGAGTACCTTTAGAAACTGGTTCATATCCTGTTGTTTTTTCTACTGAAACGTTTGCTGAAATGATAGAGTCATTTAGTGGTATCTTTAACGGTGAGGCTGCCTATAGAAATTTAACAGCTTTAAAAGATAAAGAAAAACAAAAAATTGCCTCTGAAAAAATAACATTGATCGACGACCCTCTAACTGAAAATGCATACTTCCAATATACCTTTGATGATGAAGGGGTTGCTTGTAAGACTAAAAATATTATTAAAGATGGTGTATTTGAAGGCTTCATTCATAACTTAAAAACGGCTAAAATTTTTAATGTAGAACCAACTGGTAATGGATTTTCAGGTGGGACATCATTAAGTAACTGTTATTTAGTTCCAGGTATGAGAAGTTTTGATGAAATGATATCTAGTATTGATAATGGTTTATACGTTACAGATTTAGTAGGAAGTCATGCAGGTATTCAAGAAATTAGTGGAGAATTTAGTTTACAAGCAAGTGGCTTTAGAATTGAAAATGGTCAAGTAACAACTCCAGTTAAAATGATTGTTATTTCAGGTAATTTCTTTAAAATGATTAATGAAGTAGAAGAAATTGCTAATGATTTAGAATTTCAATTATCTGGATTTGGAAGCCCATCTGTTTACATTAAACAATTAATGGTTGGTGGAAAGTAG